CGTCTCTCAAAAGCTCCGCCTGATCACGGAATTTATCACTCGTCAAACTGCCATTATAGATGACCCAACATTTTTTCATTTCGTTCCCTCCGGCCGTGATATACTTACCCTATGCTGATTTTACCATAAGGGGCGAGTGTATTGATTCCGAAATTTGATAAATATAAAGATCGATTTGATATAGAAAGTGATGATGAAATAAAACCGGGGCTCGATAGCATTCGTGCCGCGCTTCGGAAAGTAGGGAACCCGGAAAACGGATTACGTGTCATCCATGTGGCGGGGACGAACGGAAAAGGATCCACCATCGCCTTCATGGAGTCCATCTTGAAAGAGCATGGATTTTCGACAGGCGTCTTTTCATCTCCGGCCTTGGTTGATGTGCATGACCAAATCCGTATCAACGGAGAGCCGATCACCCCGGAAGAAATGGACAAGACGTTTAAAGCGATGAAAAAAGCGGATCTAAGTGGAACATTGACTGACTTTGAATTATTGACCGTCGCGGCTTTTCTGACATTTGAAAAGCTATCGCCAGATTTTGTCCTTCTTGAATGTGGAATGGGAGGCAGTTTGGACAGCACGAATGTCGTTATGCCGCTCGTTTCTGTCATCCCTTCAATTGCATTGGATCACGTTGGGTTTCTAGGAGATACGCTTAAGGAGATTGCTGGCCATAAGGCGGGGATCATTAAAGAGGATATTCCTGTAGTTGTCGGGCCGCTGCCAAATGAGGCAATGGAAGTGATCCGATTGAAAGCGCTAGAGACAAAAAGTGAATTGCTATCGTACGGGTATGACTTTGAACTGTTACATGGTGAGTTCATCGGGGAATCGTTTCGTGTGTCAATAAAGGAACGTAGGATGAAAGGTCCCCATCAGGCTGTAAACGCGGCAGTTGCAATCGAGGCATTGCTGCAAGCGAAGATTTCTTTGAATGAGGAATCCGTTGCAAA
The sequence above is drawn from the Sporosarcina luteola genome and encodes:
- a CDS encoding bifunctional folylpolyglutamate synthase/dihydrofolate synthase gives rise to the protein MIPKFDKYKDRFDIESDDEIKPGLDSIRAALRKVGNPENGLRVIHVAGTNGKGSTIAFMESILKEHGFSTGVFSSPALVDVHDQIRINGEPITPEEMDKTFKAMKKADLSGTLTDFELLTVAAFLTFEKLSPDFVLLECGMGGSLDSTNVVMPLVSVIPSIALDHVGFLGDTLKEIAGHKAGIIKEDIPVVVGPLPNEAMEVIRLKALETKSELLSYGYDFELLHGEFIGESFRVSIKERRMKGPHQAVNAAVAIEALLQAKISLNEESVAKGSATASLPYRFQEIADGVFIDGAHNPAAAKMLAETIKSEFPGEEVDFVIGMLKTKDIKRTLDELIPVAASFTFVTFPHPQAATAEELISSCQYSRKKVTKQLDDTIILSKRSGRKIIVAGSLYLISSLLN